In Citrus sinensis cultivar Valencia sweet orange chromosome 2, DVS_A1.0, whole genome shotgun sequence, a single genomic region encodes these proteins:
- the LOC102626850 gene encoding transcription factor bHLH75-like isoform X1 codes for MALENRNTSDDQPAGVMGFFSNGSFFDHHQQPQLCMSFADNNIQSEALVVPSIGLIADFSHDTSNGKKAAAHTVESFMNLSPTPASGSGLLSVNNKGTGMQGLSGRKRKRNNERVVEKPKEVIHVRAKRGQATDSHSLAERVRREKINERLRCLQDLVPGCYKTMGMAVMLDVIINYVRSLQNQIEFLSMKLSAASMYYDFNSELDTTETMPGTNECDAQDMERMVREGYGGPSYFHSAWSL; via the exons ATGGCATTAGAGAATCGTAACACATCTGATGATCAGCCTGCTGGAGTCATGGGTTTTTTCTCAAATGGCAGCTTTTTTGATCATCATCAACAGCCTCAGCTTTGCATGAGCTTTGCTGATAACAACATTCAAAGTGAAGCCTTAGTTGTTCCTTCCATAGGATTGATAGCTGATTTCAGCCATGATACCAGTAACGGAAAGAAGGCGGCGGCGCATACTGTTGAaagttttatgaatttgtCTCCCACTCCGGCTTCTGGAAGTGGGTTGTTAAGTGTAAATAATaag GGAACTGGCATGCAGGGCTTGagtggaagaaaaagaaagagaaacaaTGAGAGAGTGGTGGAGAAACCAAAAGAAGTGATTCATGTAAGAGCAAAAAGAGGTCAAGCCACTGACAGTCACAGTTTGGCTGAAAGG GtgagaagagagaaaataaatgagaggCTGAGATGCTTACAGGACTTGGTTCCAGGATGCTACAAG ACAATGGGAATGGCAGTGATGTTggatgttattattaattatgttcgATCTCTGCAGAATCAAATTGAG TTTCTCTCCATGAAGCTTTCAGCAGCAAGTATGTACTATGACTTCAACTCGGAGCTGGATACAACAGAAACAATGCCG GGGACAAATGAATGTGATGCACAAGACATGGAGAGGATGGTGAGAGAAGGGTATGGAGGCCCTTCTTACTTCCACTCTGCTTGGTCTCTTTGA
- the LOC102626850 gene encoding transcription factor bHLH75-like isoform X2, translated as MALENRNTSDDQPAGVMGFFSNGSFFDHHQQPQLCMSFADNNIQSEALVVPSIGLIADFSHDTSNGKKAAAHTVESFMNLSPTPASGSGLLSVNNKGLSGRKRKRNNERVVEKPKEVIHVRAKRGQATDSHSLAERVRREKINERLRCLQDLVPGCYKTMGMAVMLDVIINYVRSLQNQIEFLSMKLSAASMYYDFNSELDTTETMPGTNECDAQDMERMVREGYGGPSYFHSAWSL; from the exons ATGGCATTAGAGAATCGTAACACATCTGATGATCAGCCTGCTGGAGTCATGGGTTTTTTCTCAAATGGCAGCTTTTTTGATCATCATCAACAGCCTCAGCTTTGCATGAGCTTTGCTGATAACAACATTCAAAGTGAAGCCTTAGTTGTTCCTTCCATAGGATTGATAGCTGATTTCAGCCATGATACCAGTAACGGAAAGAAGGCGGCGGCGCATACTGTTGAaagttttatgaatttgtCTCCCACTCCGGCTTCTGGAAGTGGGTTGTTAAGTGTAAATAATaag GGCTTGagtggaagaaaaagaaagagaaacaaTGAGAGAGTGGTGGAGAAACCAAAAGAAGTGATTCATGTAAGAGCAAAAAGAGGTCAAGCCACTGACAGTCACAGTTTGGCTGAAAGG GtgagaagagagaaaataaatgagaggCTGAGATGCTTACAGGACTTGGTTCCAGGATGCTACAAG ACAATGGGAATGGCAGTGATGTTggatgttattattaattatgttcgATCTCTGCAGAATCAAATTGAG TTTCTCTCCATGAAGCTTTCAGCAGCAAGTATGTACTATGACTTCAACTCGGAGCTGGATACAACAGAAACAATGCCG GGGACAAATGAATGTGATGCACAAGACATGGAGAGGATGGTGAGAGAAGGGTATGGAGGCCCTTCTTACTTCCACTCTGCTTGGTCTCTTTGA